One Thermodesulfobacteriota bacterium genomic window carries:
- a CDS encoding MarC family protein, producing the protein MDNFWLCFVPLFVAVDAIGVLPMFLSLTEGVDSDRSRTVVYQSVITAMAVALAFLAFGPALLLFLGITVPDFMIAGGLLLIVFSLSDLLRGEKEQRRPDVHSLGVVPIGVPLITGPAVLATCILLAGLYGRLITAAALVANIAIAGFIFLMAQPITRILGQTGTKIVSKIASLLLTAIAVMLIRKGITEIAAKMVP; encoded by the coding sequence ATGGACAATTTCTGGCTGTGCTTCGTGCCGCTGTTCGTGGCGGTGGACGCCATCGGCGTTCTGCCCATGTTTCTTTCACTGACCGAAGGGGTGGACAGCGACAGAAGCCGAACGGTCGTTTACCAGTCCGTCATCACGGCCATGGCCGTGGCCCTGGCCTTTCTGGCCTTCGGCCCGGCCCTGCTGCTTTTTCTGGGGATAACCGTTCCGGACTTCATGATCGCCGGCGGCTTGCTGCTGATCGTCTTCTCCTTGAGTGACCTGCTCCGCGGGGAAAAAGAGCAGCGCCGTCCGGACGTTCACAGCCTCGGCGTCGTACCCATCGGCGTCCCCCTGATTACCGGTCCCGCCGTGCTGGCCACCTGCATTCTTCTGGCCGGATTGTACGGCCGGCTGATTACCGCCGCGGCGCTGGTCGCCAATATCGCTATCGCGGGGTTTATCTTTTTAATGGCGCAACCCATCACGCGGATCCTGGGCCAGACCGGCACCAAGATCGTATCCAAGATTGCCAGCCTTCTGCTGACCGCCATCGCGGTGATGCTCATCCGCAAGGGTATCACGGAAATCGCGGCTAAAATGGTTCCCTGA